The Arachis ipaensis cultivar K30076 chromosome B05, Araip1.1, whole genome shotgun sequence nucleotide sequence TTTAAATTTAGAAATCTCAAGCACTTTTTTCCAAGTGAATGAACTTGGAATGATTAATATGTTGAtgatagaataataataataataatgaataaaATTTCAGGGTTCTTACAATGACATGTGAGGGAAGAAGAATCCTCAGAGTTTACAAGGACCAAGAGGCTTTCCACACAAACCTTTGTTACCAGAATAAGAACTACCAGGGAAGTTAATCAGAGGTTCACCCTCTGGAATTTCCCCTTCAAGAACATTATCTGATAGATCCAACTCCTTCAACTTTCTAAGCTTGAGAAATGCATTAGGAATGTTGCCACTAAAGTGATTCTTTTGCAGCCTAAGTATCTCCAATGTGGTCAAATTTGCAAGAAACTCTGGCAAATTTGATGCTAACTTGTTGAAGCTCAAGTCCAAACTGTGAATGGATTTTAGCCTCCCAAGTGAACTTGACAACATACCCTTCAGATTGTTGTGAGAAAGATTCAGAAATTGAATGTTGAATTGCCCTCCTACACCAATTTCTTCAACTCCACTAGAGAAATTGTTATGTGAAAGATCCAGGTATGTTAGTGATCCTCCAGTGGAATCTTGTTCAATTTCAAATGCCTCAATTATGGATCCTGTAAGCCTATTTGAGTGAAGATCAAGAATTGCAAGATTGCGCAATTTCGCAACGGAATGAGGGATGAATGAATCAAGTGAGTTTCTTGAGAGGTTCAATAAGTAGAGTTGGCTGAAGGAACCTATCCATGAAGGTATGCTTCCACTGagaaagttcattgataagtccAATTCCTGAATTGGACTTTTGATTGTATTCAAAACTTCTGGAATTCGGCCTTGGATTCCACAGCCTGCAAGGTAAATGCCAGAGAGCGACAATAGACTTGGCAGCCATTCGGGGATGGAAGTGAGGTTCAAAGGGTTGAAAGAGAGATCAATTTTTTGAAGATTTTGAAGGTTTGACATCTCTTTTGGCAATGGCCCTTGAATCAAGTTTTTGGAAATGTTGAACATTATGAGGTGAGAAATTTGGCCTAATGATTTTGGTATTTGGCCAGAGAAAAAGTTTCCACTTAGGTAAATCTCAGTCAAATGATGCAAATTCCCCAAACTTGAAGGCAATGCACCTTCAAGTTTGTTGTTTGACAATGATACCCTTTGAAGAGAAACAAGTTGACCGAAATTGAAAGGTAAATTTCCACTTAGATTGTTATCATTGAGCCTCAAGAACCCTAAAGAATGCATATTTTCACCACCATTTCTTGAAGGGAATGGGATTGTTCCCTCAAGATTATTTGTGTccaaatacaaaagtgaaatgGAAGTTAAATTGGATAATGATGAAGGGATTCTCCCATTTAGCAAATTGCTTGAAAGGTCAAGCTTTTCAAGATTCTGCATCTGACCAATGCTATTTGGTATGTGACCATTGATGGAATTTTCATGAAGATCCAATTCTACCAAATTTGTCAAGTTCCCAAGTGAGAGTGGTAATGTACCTGAGATTTTATTTGAATAAAGCAGCAAACTTTTCAGTTTTCTTAGGGTTCCAAGGCTAGAAGGAATTGACCCAGATAACCTATTTTCATGAATTGCAAGTTGCTGTAGGTTTTGCAACTCACCAATGCTTTCTGGAATTGAGCCTGTTAAGTTGTTTCCATAAAGGTAAAGCTTTTGGAGCTTTTGCAgatgcatgccaagtgtttgtgGAATTGTTCCACTGAGGCCTACTAAGCCTCCAAGATCAAGGATTTCAAGTGAGGTGAGAAGTGTGATGGAAAGTGAAAAGTGACCAATCATTTGGGTTTGAAACAAGTCTTTATCTGTGGAAATGAACCCTGGAAGATGAATCTGTGTCACTCTTCTTGTTCCTGATGTTGTTGCATTATCACATACAATGCCTTCCCAATCACAGCATCTTTGACCAACCCATTTTGCCAATCTTCCAGATGTATCCATCTGAATTCCATTCTTGAAACCAATCAAACCTTCCAAGTCTTGTGAACTGCACCATTCTCCAAATGCAATTTTCACTGTTAAAAGCAGTGAAACTATTTTCAATATCAGTTGATACTGATATTTCTCCATGTTGTTGAGAATGGAAGTGTGTTTGTTACCTTATCTTGTGGAATGTTTTTGCTTTGCACACTTGAAAAGGCTCTTAAGAATGTTTTGTTGGCTTAGACAGGTAAATTTTACCATGTACACCAAGACACAGATAAAACCAAATTAGTGTTGGTTTTTCAGGCTtagctttcttttcctttttgtcaCTTTCAGGTATCCCTTTTAAACTTTAATGCTTACTAAAGCATATTTTTCTTGATCATGTTGTGCTTTAAAGTACTAAAGAGTAATAGATTCCAAAGAATGGCCCATTTGGTTACCTAGATTATCGACTGAAATTTTGTACTCATAATACATCAAGTTATTAGTAACTAAACCTTTGACCATAGTTACTTGAAAGTTTGCCCGGCCTAATTCAGCTTAAGCTGTAAAGTACACAAATAAATGATATAATCAAGTTAAATACATGTTTCACTCTTTGTTTGTAATCAGTAAATCTAGGAGTTCTATGTTAAGATATTGTAATGTAATGTGATGTAGTAGTTGGAACTAAATTTCCTATTTGAAGAATGACAGCTAACCAATCACATGGATATGATTAATCTTATAACGTTTGATATATTCTGATGGATCTGCAAATTTGGAAGTTTCCCTTTGCATGTTTATCAACTCGAGGTTTTAACAGCATTATCTTTTTCAAGtgatcatattttttaaaaaatttaaaataatttgatgtttaaaTGTTTgatatgaaaatatttttttatatcaatTATGCTCAGGTATGAAAATTGtcaagttttttaaaaaaatatatttttttatctttataaaATTATGTTTGGCTTTGCTAGTTTTCAGTTGTCTATATAACCTAGCACTTTATATTATCAATAATGTTAGAGAGACAAAAaagattattttatttaatatttattaattttaaaaataattaataaatataaaataaaataagtttagaTTAATTTAAATGGATTTTTATTGTCTTTTAAATATATCTGTTTCAAATTTTAGTGCACTAGTTTGAAATTCCAATAGAACGCTTAAATTTGTGAACCTTCTTTAATGATTAATGCGTGCTTAATTATTTTATACAAGTACCAAAAAGTAAGTACATTATACATGTATGGTTCagttttttcataaactgaactgaaactgcattaaaccattttaaatggtttaaaaATTGAACCAAACTATTTTGTCATATAAGAAATTAGTTTTAAACCAGTTTATAATACAGTGCACCAATTTAAAccaattcataaaaataaaactggttttaattaaaaaaaaattagtttaaattggtttataggctaaaactagttttcacaccctctctctccccctcaaaaaccagtttaaactggtttataggctaaaactagtttttacaccctctctctccctttcctctctctctcctctctctctccttcccctctctctccccttttctctcccttcccctctctctctctctcccctaccCTNNNNNNNNNNNNNNNNNNNNNNNNNNNNNNNNNNNNNNNNNNNNNNNNNNNNNNNNNNNNNNNNNNNNNNNNNNNNNNNNNNNNNNNNNNNNNNNNNNNNNNNNNNNNNNNNNNNNNNNNNNNNNNNNNNNNNNNNNNNNNNNNNNNNNNNNNNNNNNNNNNNNNNNNNNNNNNNNNNNNNNNNNNNNNNNNNNNNNNNNNNNNNNNNNNNNNNNNNNNNNNNNNNNNNNNNNNNNNNNNNNNNNNNNNNNNNNNNNNNNNNNNNNNNNNNNNNNNNNNNNNNNNNNNNNNNNNNNNNNNNNNNNNNNNNNNNNNNNNNNNNNNNNNNNNNNNNNNNNNNNNNNNNNNNNNNNNNNNNNNNNNNNNNNNNNNNNNNNNNNNNNNNNNNNNNNNNNNNNNNNNNNNNNNNNNNNNNNNNNNNNNNNNNNNNNNNNNNNNNNNNNNNNNNNNNNNNNNNNNNNNNNNNNNNNNNNNNNNNNNNNNNNNNNNNNNNNNNNNNNNNNNNNNNNNNNNNNNNNNNNNNNNNNNNNNNNNNNNNNNNNNNNNNNNNNNNNNNNNNNNNNNNNNNNNNNNNNNNNNNNNNNNNNNNNNNNNNNNNNNNNNNNNNNNNNNNNNNNNNNNNNNNNNNNNNNNNNNNNNNNNNNNNNNNNNNNNNNNNNNNNNNNNNNNNNNNNNNNNNNNNNNNNNNNNNNNNNNNNNNNNNNNNNNNNNNNNNNNNNNNNNNNNNNNNNNNNNNNNNNNNNNNNNNNNNNNNNNNNNNNNNNNNNNNNNNNNNNNNNNNNNNNNNNNNNNNNNNNNNNNNNNNNNNNNNNNNNNNNNNNNNNNNNNNNNNNNNNNNNNNNNNNNNNNNNNNNNNNNNNNNNNNNNNNNNNNNNNNNNNNNNNNNNNNNNNNNNNNNNNNNNNNNNNNNNNNNNNNNNNNNNNNNNNNNNNNNNNNNNNNNNNNNNNNNNNNNNNNNNNNNNNNNNNNNNNNNNNNNNNNNNNNNNNNNNNNNNNNNNNNNNNNNNNNNNNNNNNNNNNNNNNNNNNNNNNNNNNNNNNNNNNNNNNNNNNNNNNNNNNNNNNNNNNNNNNNNNNNNNNNNNNNNNNNNNNNNNNNNNNNNNNNNNNNNNNNNNNNNNNNNNNNNNNNNNNNNNNNNNNNNNNNNNNNNNNNNNNNNNNNNNNNNNNNNNNNNNNNNNNNNNNNNNNNNNNNNNNNNNNNNNNNNNNNNNNNNNNNNNNNNNNNNNNNNNNNNNNNNNNNNNNNNNNNNNNNNNNNNNNNNNNNNNNNNNNNNNNNNNNNNNNNNNNNNNNNNNNNNNNNNNNNNNNNNNNNNNNNNNNNNNNNNNNNNNNNNNNNNNNNNNNNNNNNNNNNNNNNNNNNNNNNNNNNNNNNNNNNNNNNNNNNNNNNNNNNNNNNNNNNNNNNNNNNNNNNNNNNNNNNNNNNNNNNNNNNNNNNNNNNNNNNNNNNNNNNNNNNNNNNNNNNNNNNNNNNNNNNNNNNNNNNNNNNNNNNNNNNNNNNNNNNNNNNNNNNNNNNNCTCTCTCTAAATCAAAAGTTGAAAGAATCATAAAATATTCACATACTAATAAACTAAAGCATGGTCTTACTTTTTGTTCAATGACAACATTCAAAATATGATATAATATGACACTAACCTAAATGAAGTTAAAATAAACTAATTCAAATCTAACACAATTTTGGCCTATTACAATATTCTAATCATCTTCAAGAGAAACAAGCGTGCCAACATTTGTTGAAGAATTTCTCCCTACATAAAAAATATCTCATTAATTATAGAAAACTAACAATTAGTAACAAACAagcaataagaaaaaaaatatattacctTGTTCAACTTTTTCGatctcttcaaaattttcaattagtccAAAAGGGTCATCTATTACCCAATCTTGAGTGCATACAAGAGCTTCCACCATATATGGTGTCAAGGAGCTCCGATAAGGGTCAATAATCCTTCCTCCTGTACTAAACGCACTCTCAGAAGCAATTGTAGAAACCGGTATGGCTAAAACTTCTCGAGCCATACGTGCAAGAATAGAAAATCGGGTTGAATTTCCTTTCCACTAACCCAAAATATCCAACTCTGCCGACTTGTTTCTAGGCTCACAATCTTCTTTCAGATATCTGTCAAGTTCAGATTTAGCATCTGAATCACGTCCAGTTGACTGCAAATAAATATTCAGGatatcatcttcatcctcttcattgATCATTGCATCTTGATTGCTTTGAGATTCATCTTCTTTGCCTTGGTAGTGATTATAAAGGGAATTCAAGCAAGTAGACAATTTTGACTTGAGTTCTCCTCCCTTTTCAACACCAAATGACTCATCCAAAATCCAATTTACAAAATCTAACTTGTGACATGGATCAAGCACAATTGCAATCAACAACAACATGTTAATGACATTTGGAGT carries:
- the LOC107643432 gene encoding probable leucine-rich repeat receptor-like protein kinase At1g35710: MEKYQYQLILKIVSLLLTVKIAFGEWCSSQDLEGLIGFKNGIQMDTSGRLAKWVGQRCCDWEGIVCDNATTSGTRRVTQIHLPGFISTDKDLFQTQMIGHFSLSITLLTSLEILDLGGLVGLSGTIPQTLGMHLQKLQKLYLYGNNLTGSIPESIGELQNLQQLAIHENRLSGSIPSSLGTLRKLKSLLLYSNKISGTLPLSLGNLTNLVELDLHENSINGHIPNSIGQMQNLEKLDLSSNLLNGRIPSSLSNLTSISLLYLDTNNLEGTIPFPSRNGGENMHSLGFLRLNDNNLSGNLPFNFGQLVSLQRVSLSNNKLEGALPSSLGNLHHLTEIYLSGNFFSGQIPKSLGQISHLIMFNISKNLIQGPLPKEMSNLQNLQKIDLSFNPLNLTSIPEWLPSLLSLSGIYLAGCGIQGRIPEVLNTIKSPIQELDLSMNFLSGSIPSWIGSFSQLYLLNLSRNSLDSFIPHSVAKLRNLAILDLHSNRLTGSIIEAFEIEQDSTGGSLTYLDLSHNNFSSGVEEIGVGGQFNIQFLNLSHNNLKGMLSSSLGRLKSIHSLDLSFNKLASNLPEFLANLTTLEILRLQKNHFSGNIPNAFLKLRKLKELDLSDNVLEGEIPEGEPLINFPGSSYSGNKGLCGKPLGPCKL